One genomic region from Paroceanicella profunda encodes:
- a CDS encoding helix-turn-helix transcriptional regulator has protein sequence MTRKLETVLETLKAIHCPEGLQAFVEDLRGVYDVEHVVYHALNIAGSPYAALTYRNDWVDRYVEEDLARVDPVIQTATRRFHPLDWKRLDWSAPGARAMLADGIANGLGNQGYTLPVRGPRGQFALFTVNAAAGDRTWDQFTADFGQDLLLISHFIHQKVLEIEAVDDKAPGRDLSPRERDTLHFLALGYARAQIAERLGISEHTLRVYVDSARVKLGALNATQAVAVAVSAGIIFP, from the coding sequence ATGACGCGCAAGCTGGAAACCGTACTGGAGACATTGAAGGCCATTCACTGCCCTGAGGGCCTGCAGGCCTTCGTGGAGGACCTGCGCGGGGTCTACGATGTCGAACATGTCGTCTACCATGCCCTGAACATCGCCGGGTCTCCCTATGCCGCGCTCACCTATCGCAATGACTGGGTGGACCGCTATGTCGAGGAGGACCTGGCGCGCGTCGACCCGGTGATCCAGACCGCCACGCGCCGGTTTCACCCGCTGGACTGGAAGCGCCTGGACTGGAGCGCCCCGGGCGCCCGGGCCATGCTGGCCGACGGCATCGCCAACGGGCTGGGCAACCAGGGCTACACCCTGCCGGTCCGCGGGCCCCGCGGCCAGTTCGCGCTGTTCACCGTGAACGCCGCCGCCGGTGACCGCACATGGGACCAGTTCACCGCCGATTTCGGCCAGGACCTGCTGCTGATCTCGCATTTCATCCACCAGAAGGTGCTGGAGATCGAGGCGGTGGATGACAAGGCCCCGGGCCGCGACCTCTCCCCCCGGGAACGCGACACGCTGCACTTCCTCGCCCTGGGGTATGCGCGCGCGCAGATCGCCGAGCGGCTGGGCATCTCCGAGCACACGCTGCGCGTTTACGTGGACAGCGCGCGCGTCAAGCTCGGCGCGCTGAACGCCACGCAGGCGGTGGCCGTGGCGGTCTCCGCCGGGATCATCTTCCCCTGA
- a CDS encoding acyl-homoserine-lactone synthase codes for MIRYVRADDLPRFPRLAETMFRDRAIQFRHRLGWDVSIDDLGAERDAYDAQNPIYAIWQRPDGSHGGSMRILPTTGRTMINDHFLHLNGGVRISDPQVWECTRFCLSPSAMRRPREAALIPAALMLAGCELGLRFGLARAVGVFDARMIRIYRSLGWSPEILGREGSGPASVAVGLWPIDRRSRAAISARSGLPECLAAEWFGLSFPQLSAASIAAE; via the coding sequence ATGATCCGATATGTCCGTGCCGATGACCTGCCCCGTTTCCCGCGTCTCGCCGAGACGATGTTCCGCGACCGGGCCATCCAGTTCCGCCACCGGCTGGGCTGGGATGTCTCGATCGACGATCTCGGGGCGGAGCGCGACGCCTATGATGCGCAGAACCCGATCTACGCCATATGGCAGCGGCCTGACGGCAGCCACGGCGGCTCGATGCGCATCCTGCCCACCACCGGGCGCACCATGATCAACGACCACTTCCTGCACCTGAACGGCGGGGTGCGGATCAGCGACCCGCAGGTCTGGGAATGCACCCGCTTCTGCCTCTCCCCTTCCGCGATGCGCCGCCCGCGCGAGGCCGCGCTGATCCCGGCGGCCCTGATGCTGGCGGGCTGCGAACTGGGCCTGCGCTTCGGCCTCGCCCGGGCGGTGGGGGTGTTCGACGCGCGGATGATCCGCATCTACCGCAGCCTCGGCTGGTCGCCGGAGATCCTGGGGCGCGAGGGCAGCGGGCCCGCCTCGGTCGCCGTCGGGCTCTGGCCCATCGACCGGCGGAGCCGCGCGGCCATCTCCGCCCGCTCGGGCCTGCCGGAATGCCTGGCGGCGGAATGGTTCGGCCTGTCCTTTCCGCAGCTTTCGGCTGCCTCCATCGCGGCGGAATGA
- a CDS encoding TldD/PmbA family protein, translating into MTAALEPLCAQLLDAARKAGAEAADAIALSGETLSVDLHKAALDHAERAEGIDIGLRVLIGRRQACVSSSDTRAETIAALAERAVAMAREAPEDPWIGLAEPGELATGWDLAALEMDDGAEGPGPEWLEDQGRQLEAAAFQVPGVTQVQGAGAGWGRTHVHLAATNGFSGGYSRSSTSLHCTAIAGEGLGMERDYAAESRVFAADMPDAAGIGRLAGERAVANLGATKPPTGAYPVLFDERIAGSLIGHLVAAVNGASVARGSSWLADGIDTRILPEGMDLIEDPLRTRTSGSRPFDAEGLSARPRFMVRDGVLTGWTLDLATGRQLGMPSTASAARGVGSAPSPSTGNLVLTPGTRSRAELLREMGTGLLVTSMIGASINPTTGDYSRGASGFWVENGEIVRPVNECTVAGNLRRMLATLVPANDARQHLSRVIPSLLVEGLTIAGG; encoded by the coding sequence ATGACAGCAGCGCTCGAACCCCTCTGCGCCCAGCTTCTCGACGCGGCCCGAAAGGCCGGCGCGGAGGCTGCGGACGCCATCGCCCTTTCCGGAGAAACCCTCTCCGTTGACCTTCACAAAGCCGCCCTCGACCATGCCGAGCGGGCCGAGGGCATCGACATCGGCCTGAGAGTGCTGATCGGGCGGAGGCAGGCTTGCGTCTCCTCCTCCGACACCCGGGCCGAGACCATCGCCGCCCTTGCGGAGCGGGCCGTGGCCATGGCCCGCGAGGCCCCGGAGGACCCCTGGATCGGCCTCGCCGAACCCGGGGAACTCGCCACCGGCTGGGACCTGGCCGCGCTGGAGATGGATGACGGCGCCGAGGGCCCCGGCCCCGAGTGGCTGGAGGACCAGGGCCGGCAGCTCGAGGCCGCGGCCTTCCAGGTGCCCGGCGTGACCCAGGTTCAGGGCGCGGGCGCCGGCTGGGGCCGCACCCATGTGCACCTGGCCGCCACCAACGGATTTTCCGGCGGATATTCGCGCAGCTCCACCTCGCTGCACTGCACCGCCATCGCCGGCGAAGGGCTGGGCATGGAGCGCGATTACGCCGCGGAATCCCGGGTGTTCGCCGCCGACATGCCCGATGCCGCCGGCATCGGGCGCCTCGCGGGGGAGCGCGCCGTCGCCAACCTGGGCGCCACGAAACCGCCCACCGGCGCCTATCCGGTGCTGTTCGACGAGCGCATCGCCGGCAGCCTCATCGGCCATCTCGTCGCCGCGGTGAACGGGGCTTCCGTGGCGCGCGGATCAAGCTGGCTGGCGGACGGGATCGACACCCGGATCCTGCCCGAGGGCATGGACCTGATCGAGGATCCCCTGCGCACGCGCACCTCCGGCTCGCGCCCCTTCGACGCCGAGGGGCTGAGCGCGCGCCCGCGCTTCATGGTGCGCGACGGGGTGCTGACCGGCTGGACGCTGGACCTTGCCACCGGCCGACAGCTCGGCATGCCCAGCACGGCAAGCGCCGCGCGCGGCGTGGGCAGCGCGCCGTCGCCGAGCACCGGGAATCTCGTGCTCACCCCCGGAACCCGCAGCCGGGCGGAGCTCCTCCGCGAGATGGGCACCGGGCTGCTCGTCACCTCGATGATCGGCGCATCGATCAACCCCACCACGGGCGATTACTCGCGCGGCGCCTCCGGCTTCTGGGTGGAGAACGGCGAGATCGTGCGCCCGGTGAACGAATGCACCGTGGCGGGGAACCTGCGCCGCATGCTCGCCACGCTGGTGCCGGCGAACGACGCGCGCCAGCACCTCTCGCGGGTGATCCCCAGCCTGCTGGTGGAGGGGCTCACGATTGCCGGAGGATGA
- a CDS encoding lysophospholipid acyltransferase family protein: MGYISLCRRTGRWEIIGEDTRELLSSGRGRFVLALWHGRLMMLPTEMRDNVIVRAIISRNTDGEFISGLVDRYGIRTIRGSTRDRRKPGLDKGGRAAFLAGLHALKEEQDVILVLTPDGPRGPRMRCQNGVATLSVMSGVPVVPWSFSASRGRFLRSWDRFMLVLPFSRGVIAFGAPIPPPADRTAEAIEAHRLRIEAEITALTRAADAQVGRVTPVPGPAPK, encoded by the coding sequence GTGGGATACATCTCGCTGTGCCGCCGCACCGGCCGGTGGGAGATCATCGGAGAGGACACGCGGGAGCTGCTCAGTTCCGGCCGCGGCCGTTTCGTGCTGGCCCTCTGGCACGGGCGCCTCATGATGCTGCCCACCGAAATGCGCGACAATGTCATTGTCCGCGCCATCATCTCGCGCAACACTGACGGGGAGTTCATCTCCGGGCTGGTCGACCGCTACGGCATCCGCACCATCCGCGGTTCCACGCGCGACCGCCGCAAGCCGGGGCTGGACAAGGGAGGCCGCGCCGCGTTCCTGGCCGGGCTCCATGCCCTGAAGGAGGAGCAGGACGTGATCCTCGTCCTCACCCCGGACGGCCCGCGCGGCCCGCGCATGCGCTGCCAGAACGGGGTGGCGACCCTGTCCGTGATGTCCGGCGTGCCGGTGGTGCCCTGGTCCTTCTCGGCCAGCCGCGGGCGCTTCCTGCGCAGCTGGGACCGGTTCATGCTGGTGCTGCCCTTCTCGCGCGGGGTGATCGCCTTCGGTGCGCCCATTCCGCCGCCGGCCGACCGCACGGCCGAGGCCATCGAGGCGCACCGGCTGCGCATCGAGGCCGAGATCACCGCTCTCACCCGGGCCGCCGACGCGCAGGTCGGCCGGGTGACACCCGTACCGGGGCCCGCGCCGAAATGA
- the ccrA gene encoding crotonyl-CoA carboxylase/reductase codes for MQDAMSRPTGTAPHKDLYRVGEIPPLGHVPARMHAWAIRQDRHGEPDTAMQLEVVDTPTPDASEVLVFVMAAGVNYNGVWAALGIPISPFDGHKAPYHIAGSDAAGVVWAVGDKVTRWKVGDEVVIHCNQDDGDDEECNGGDPMFSPSQRIWGYETPDGSFAQFTCVQSRQLMRRPAHLTWEESACYTLTLATAYRMLFGHKPHILQPGDNVLVWGASGGLGSYAVQLIATAGANAIGVISEEDKREFVLSLGAKGVINRKDFKCWGQLPTVNTEEYKAWFGEVRKFGKAIWDVTGKGVNVDMVFEHPGESTFPVSTFVVKRGGMVVICAGTTGFNLTMDARYIWMHQKRIQGSHFANLKQASAANNLMCERRLDPCMSEVFPWDQIPAAHMKMRRNEHKPGNMAVLVSSPAPGLRTFEDAVELSLAPA; via the coding sequence ATGCAAGACGCCATGTCCCGGCCCACCGGCACCGCACCGCACAAGGACCTGTACCGGGTGGGCGAGATCCCGCCTCTGGGCCACGTGCCGGCCCGGATGCACGCCTGGGCCATCCGGCAGGATCGCCACGGCGAGCCCGACACCGCGATGCAGCTCGAAGTGGTGGACACCCCCACCCCCGACGCCAGCGAGGTGCTGGTGTTCGTGATGGCCGCCGGGGTGAACTACAACGGCGTCTGGGCCGCGCTCGGCATCCCCATCAGCCCGTTCGACGGCCACAAGGCGCCCTATCACATCGCCGGGTCCGACGCGGCCGGCGTGGTCTGGGCCGTGGGCGACAAGGTCACCCGCTGGAAGGTGGGCGACGAGGTGGTCATCCACTGCAACCAGGATGACGGCGACGACGAGGAGTGCAACGGCGGCGATCCGATGTTCTCCCCCTCCCAGCGCATCTGGGGCTACGAGACGCCGGACGGCTCCTTCGCCCAGTTCACCTGCGTGCAGTCGCGCCAGCTCATGCGCCGTCCCGCCCACCTCACCTGGGAGGAGAGCGCGTGCTACACGCTCACCCTCGCCACCGCCTACCGCATGCTGTTCGGCCACAAGCCGCACATCCTCCAGCCGGGAGACAACGTGCTGGTCTGGGGCGCGTCGGGGGGCCTGGGCTCCTACGCCGTGCAGCTCATCGCCACCGCGGGCGCGAACGCCATCGGCGTGATCTCGGAGGAGGACAAGCGCGAGTTCGTGCTCTCCCTCGGCGCCAAGGGCGTGATCAACCGCAAGGACTTCAAGTGCTGGGGGCAGCTCCCCACCGTGAACACGGAGGAGTACAAGGCCTGGTTCGGCGAGGTGCGCAAGTTCGGCAAGGCGATCTGGGACGTCACCGGCAAGGGCGTGAACGTGGACATGGTGTTCGAGCATCCCGGGGAGTCGACCTTCCCGGTCTCCACCTTCGTGGTCAAGCGCGGCGGCATGGTGGTGATCTGCGCCGGCACCACCGGCTTCAACCTCACCATGGACGCGCGCTACATCTGGATGCACCAGAAGCGCATCCAGGGCAGCCATTTCGCCAATCTCAAGCAGGCCTCCGCGGCCAACAACCTGATGTGCGAACGCCGGCTGGACCCCTGCATGTCCGAGGTCTTCCCCTGGGACCAGATCCCCGCCGCGCACATGAAGATGCGACGCAACGAGCACAAGCCGGGCAACATGGCGGTGCTCGTCTCCTCCCCCGCCCCGGGGTTGCGCACCTTCGAGGACGCGGTGGAACTCAGCCTCGCTCCGGCCTGA
- the lpxK gene encoding tetraacyldisaccharide 4'-kinase produces the protein MRTPSFWYGPRGLLASLLAPLGAIYAAATARRLRRPGQRMAVPVICVGNINAGGTGKTPTVIALAERLSAAGHRPHVVSRGHGGRVAGPVQVDFTRHAAEDVGDEPLLIAAFAPTWVARDRAAGARAAVSAGAGVILLDDGFQNPAVAKDLSIVVVDAVAGFGNGLCIPAGPLREPVATGLARADLVLAIGSPRACDSLLAAWPELDGTPLITGRIQPRATGTSWTGQRVVAFAGIGHPEKFFATLRGLGADLVATHGFPDHAPYTSAALTRLEREARQLEAMLVTTDKDAVRLPAEFRGKALPLPISLAFRSPERIDGMLNSLFPQKQ, from the coding sequence ATGAGAACGCCGTCCTTCTGGTACGGGCCGCGCGGCCTGCTGGCCTCCCTGCTCGCCCCCCTCGGCGCGATCTACGCCGCGGCCACCGCCCGACGGCTGCGCCGGCCCGGCCAGCGCATGGCCGTGCCGGTGATCTGCGTGGGCAACATCAATGCCGGGGGCACCGGAAAGACCCCCACCGTGATCGCGCTGGCGGAGCGGCTGAGCGCCGCCGGGCACCGGCCGCACGTGGTCTCGCGCGGGCATGGCGGGCGCGTCGCGGGGCCGGTGCAGGTGGATTTCACCCGGCATGCGGCCGAGGACGTGGGCGATGAGCCGCTGCTCATCGCCGCCTTCGCGCCGACCTGGGTGGCGCGGGACCGCGCCGCCGGCGCCCGGGCCGCGGTCTCCGCCGGTGCGGGGGTGATCCTGCTCGACGACGGGTTCCAGAACCCAGCCGTCGCCAAGGACCTCAGCATCGTGGTTGTCGACGCGGTGGCCGGTTTCGGCAACGGGCTGTGCATTCCTGCCGGGCCGCTGCGCGAGCCGGTGGCGACCGGGCTGGCCCGGGCCGACCTGGTGCTGGCCATCGGCTCGCCGCGTGCCTGCGACAGCCTGCTGGCCGCCTGGCCGGAGCTGGACGGCACGCCGCTGATCACCGGGCGCATCCAGCCCCGCGCCACCGGCACGAGCTGGACGGGGCAGCGCGTGGTGGCCTTCGCCGGCATCGGCCACCCCGAGAAGTTCTTCGCCACCCTGCGCGGGCTGGGCGCCGATCTCGTGGCCACGCACGGCTTTCCGGACCATGCGCCCTACACCTCCGCCGCCCTCACCCGGCTGGAACGCGAGGCGCGGCAGCTGGAGGCGATGCTGGTGACCACCGACAAGGACGCCGTGCGCCTGCCGGCGGAGTTCCGCGGCAAGGCGCTGCCGCTGCCGATCTCGCTCGCATTCCGGTCTCCGGAGCGGATTGACGGCATGCTCAACAGTCTGTTTCCACAGAAACAGTAA
- a CDS encoding DUF4170 domain-containing protein, giving the protein MVQRLHLVFGGELVDPQSTQFANVDEIDVVGIFPNYAAAYNAWKAKAQATVDSAQTRYFIAHLHRLRDEETASSPTAKLG; this is encoded by the coding sequence ATGGTTCAGCGCCTGCATCTGGTCTTCGGGGGCGAGCTCGTCGATCCCCAGTCCACCCAGTTCGCCAATGTCGACGAGATCGATGTCGTCGGGATCTTCCCCAACTACGCTGCGGCCTACAACGCCTGGAAAGCCAAGGCCCAGGCCACCGTGGACAGCGCGCAGACGCGCTATTTCATCGCGCATCTGCACCGGCTGCGCGACGAGGAAACCGCGTCCAGCCCGACCGCGAAACTGGGCTGA
- a CDS encoding protein meaA, with protein sequence MATDRPWLFRTYAGHSTAEASNALYRANLAKGQTGLSVAFDLPTQTGYDSDDLLARGEVGKVGVPVSHIGDMRTLFADIPLDQMNTSMTINATAAWLLALYIAVAEEQGADLAALQGTVQNDIIKEYLSRGTYVFPPAPSLKLIGDIARYCYTEVPKWNPMNVCSYHLQEAGATPEQELAFALATACAVLDEVRGQVPEEDFPKVVQRISFFVNAGIRFVTEMCKMRAFVDLWDEICATRYGVEDPKARRFRYGVQVNSLGLTEQQPENNVYRILLEMLAVTLSKNARARAVQLPAWNEALGLPRPWDQQWSLRMQQILAYETDLLEYGDLFDGNPAVEARVEALKQGARAELARIDEMGGAVSAIDYMKAALVEANSARLGRIEAGETVVVGVNRYVGTEPSPLTAGEGGILVVDPEQEAGQVARLQAWRAERDAAAVAAALSALKAAARAGENIMPPSIAAAKAGVTTGEWGAAMREVFGEYRAPTGVGKAANTGGDSLAELRGLVETASRRLGRRIKFVVGKPGLDGHSNGAEQIAVRARDCGMEVVYEGIRLTPAQIVNTALEEGAHVVGLSILSGSHLPLIRDVMERMRAAGLDDVPVVAGGIIPEADAAELRACGVARIYTPKDFELNRIMTDIVELVLAEATAAA encoded by the coding sequence ATGGCGACTGACAGACCCTGGCTGTTCCGCACCTATGCCGGCCATTCCACGGCCGAGGCCTCGAACGCGCTCTACCGCGCCAATCTCGCGAAGGGGCAGACCGGGCTCTCCGTGGCCTTCGACCTGCCCACCCAGACCGGGTATGACAGCGACGACCTGCTGGCGCGCGGCGAGGTGGGCAAGGTGGGCGTGCCGGTGAGCCACATCGGCGACATGCGCACGCTCTTCGCGGACATCCCGCTCGACCAGATGAACACCTCGATGACCATCAACGCCACCGCCGCCTGGCTGCTGGCGCTCTACATCGCCGTGGCCGAGGAGCAGGGCGCCGACCTGGCCGCCCTCCAGGGCACGGTGCAGAACGACATCATCAAGGAATACCTCTCGCGCGGCACCTACGTGTTCCCGCCCGCGCCCTCGCTGAAGCTGATCGGCGACATCGCGCGCTACTGCTACACCGAGGTGCCGAAGTGGAACCCGATGAACGTGTGCTCCTACCACCTGCAGGAGGCGGGCGCGACGCCGGAGCAGGAGCTGGCCTTCGCGCTCGCCACCGCTTGCGCCGTGCTCGACGAAGTGCGCGGCCAGGTGCCGGAGGAGGATTTCCCGAAGGTGGTGCAGCGCATCTCCTTCTTCGTGAATGCCGGCATCCGCTTCGTGACCGAGATGTGCAAGATGCGCGCCTTCGTCGACCTGTGGGACGAGATCTGCGCCACCCGCTACGGCGTGGAGGACCCGAAGGCCCGGCGCTTCCGCTACGGCGTGCAGGTGAACTCCCTCGGCCTCACCGAGCAGCAGCCGGAGAACAACGTCTACCGCATCCTGCTGGAGATGCTGGCCGTCACCCTGTCGAAGAACGCGCGCGCCCGGGCGGTGCAGCTTCCGGCCTGGAACGAGGCGCTGGGCCTGCCGCGCCCCTGGGACCAGCAATGGTCGCTCCGGATGCAGCAGATCCTCGCCTACGAGACCGACCTGCTGGAGTACGGCGACCTGTTTGACGGGAACCCGGCCGTGGAGGCCCGGGTGGAGGCGCTGAAGCAGGGCGCGCGCGCCGAGCTGGCCCGGATCGACGAGATGGGCGGCGCGGTATCGGCGATCGACTACATGAAGGCCGCGCTGGTGGAGGCGAACTCCGCCCGGCTGGGGCGGATCGAGGCGGGGGAAACCGTCGTCGTCGGGGTGAACCGCTACGTGGGCACCGAGCCTTCGCCGCTCACCGCCGGGGAGGGCGGCATCCTCGTGGTCGACCCGGAGCAGGAGGCGGGCCAGGTGGCGCGGCTGCAGGCCTGGCGGGCGGAGCGCGACGCCGCCGCGGTGGCGGCCGCGCTCTCGGCGCTGAAGGCGGCGGCCCGGGCGGGCGAGAACATCATGCCGCCCTCCATCGCCGCGGCGAAGGCCGGGGTGACCACCGGGGAATGGGGGGCCGCGATGCGCGAGGTCTTCGGCGAATACCGCGCGCCCACCGGCGTGGGCAAGGCGGCGAACACCGGCGGCGACAGTCTCGCGGAACTGCGCGGGCTGGTGGAGACCGCGTCGCGGCGGCTGGGCCGGCGCATCAAGTTCGTGGTCGGCAAGCCCGGCCTGGACGGGCATTCCAACGGGGCGGAGCAGATCGCCGTGCGTGCGCGCGACTGCGGCATGGAGGTGGTCTACGAGGGTATCCGCCTCACCCCGGCGCAGATCGTGAACACCGCGCTGGAGGAAGGCGCGCATGTGGTGGGCCTGTCGATCCTCTCCGGCTCGCACCTGCCGCTGATCCGCGACGTGATGGAGCGCATGCGGGCCGCCGGGCTCGACGATGTGCCCGTGGTGGCCGGCGGGATCATCCCGGAGGCCGACGCGGCGGAGCTGCGCGCCTGCGGCGTGGCGCGGATCTACACCCCGAAGGATTTCGAACTCAACCGCATCATGACCGACATTGTGGAGCTGGTTCTGGCCGAGGCGACCGCCGCGGCCTGA
- a CDS encoding 3-deoxy-D-manno-octulosonic acid transferase, whose translation MTPPLLSLYLFLSGRLGPVARLWLKRRARRGKEDPARMGERLGIPSAPRPDGRLVWFHAASVGESLSILELVSRIRAARPDLRFLVTTGTVTSAQLMTRRLPPGAVHQYAPIDLVPGLRSFLGHWRPDLAIWIESEIWPAAIIETNRARVPLLLVNARMSERSARGWRRAPLMIGRLLGLFSAIYAQDKTTARNLTALGARDVKVTGTLKEGSAPLPHDDAERQRMAAQFEGRQLWVAASTHEGEEEIVAEAHRAVRRQNPRAILILVPRHPERGPAIAEALRAAGWQVVRRGAGETPDHDTQIYLADTLGELGLWYRLSSVSFIGGSLVPVGGHNPFEPAALGSAIIHGPHVRNFGDGFDRLRAVHAAIAVQDADTLAEAVCEALEPAEAARMAAAAWDLFSAGAEVTDRVVAELRPYLPAPAP comes from the coding sequence ATGACACCGCCGCTGCTGTCGCTCTACCTGTTCCTGTCCGGCCGGCTCGGGCCCGTGGCCCGGCTGTGGCTGAAGCGGCGGGCCCGCCGCGGCAAGGAGGATCCGGCGCGCATGGGCGAGCGGCTGGGCATCCCCTCCGCGCCGCGCCCCGACGGGCGGCTGGTGTGGTTCCATGCCGCCAGCGTGGGCGAATCGCTGTCGATCCTCGAACTGGTGTCGCGCATCCGCGCCGCCCGGCCGGACCTGCGCTTTCTCGTCACCACGGGCACCGTCACCTCCGCGCAGCTGATGACCCGGCGCCTGCCGCCCGGGGCGGTGCACCAGTATGCCCCGATCGACCTGGTGCCCGGCCTGCGCAGCTTCCTCGGCCACTGGCGGCCTGACCTCGCGATCTGGATCGAGAGCGAGATCTGGCCCGCCGCGATCATCGAGACCAACCGCGCCCGGGTGCCGCTGCTGCTGGTGAACGCCCGCATGTCGGAGCGCTCGGCCCGGGGCTGGCGCCGCGCGCCGCTGATGATCGGCCGGCTGCTCGGCCTGTTCAGCGCCATCTACGCGCAGGACAAGACCACCGCCCGCAACCTCACCGCCCTCGGCGCGCGTGACGTGAAGGTGACCGGCACGCTGAAGGAGGGCTCCGCCCCCCTGCCGCATGACGATGCCGAACGCCAGCGCATGGCCGCGCAGTTCGAGGGCCGGCAGCTCTGGGTCGCCGCCTCCACCCACGAGGGTGAGGAGGAGATCGTCGCCGAGGCGCATCGCGCCGTGCGACGGCAGAACCCGCGCGCCATCCTCATCCTGGTGCCCCGCCATCCGGAGCGCGGCCCGGCCATCGCCGAGGCACTGCGCGCGGCCGGCTGGCAGGTGGTCCGGCGCGGCGCGGGCGAAACGCCGGACCATGACACCCAGATCTACCTCGCCGACACGCTGGGCGAACTGGGCCTGTGGTACCGGCTCTCCAGCGTCTCCTTCATCGGCGGATCGCTGGTGCCGGTGGGCGGGCACAACCCGTTCGAACCCGCCGCCCTGGGCTCCGCCATCATCCACGGCCCGCATGTGCGGAATTTCGGAGACGGGTTCGACCGGCTGCGCGCCGTCCATGCCGCCATCGCGGTGCAGGACGCGGACACGCTGGCCGAGGCGGTGTGCGAGGCGCTGGAGCCGGCCGAGGCCGCGCGCATGGCCGCGGCCGCCTGGGACCTGTTCAGCGCCGGCGCCGAGGTGACGGACCGTGTGGTGGCGGAGCTGCGCCCCTACCTGCCGGCCCCGGCGCCATGA
- a CDS encoding 3'(2'),5'-bisphosphate nucleotidase CysQ, translating to MPEDEDLALITEAALAAGEIAARHFRSDIETWDKGGGQGPVSEADLEIDAFLRSMLLERRPDYGWLSEETEDEPTRLSRRRVFIVDPIDGTRAFIAGQPTFSHSIAIAEEGEVVAGVVHLPMKSRTFAATRGGGATLNGAAIAPSSRVEVEGARVLCTSASMAPPLWRDDTPPVVDRHFRSSLAYRLCLVAQGRFDAMLTLRDAWEWDVAAGDLIAREAGALVETARHQRARYNNPRPLLPGMVAAGPGLMPGLMARL from the coding sequence TTGCCGGAGGATGAGGATCTCGCGCTCATAACCGAGGCGGCGCTGGCCGCCGGCGAGATTGCGGCCCGGCATTTCCGCTCCGACATCGAGACCTGGGACAAGGGCGGTGGCCAGGGCCCGGTGTCGGAAGCCGACCTGGAGATCGACGCCTTCCTGCGCAGCATGCTGCTGGAGCGCCGGCCGGACTATGGCTGGCTCAGCGAGGAGACGGAGGACGAGCCCACCCGCCTGTCGCGCCGCCGGGTGTTCATCGTCGACCCGATCGACGGCACCCGGGCCTTCATCGCCGGCCAGCCGACCTTCTCGCATTCCATCGCCATCGCCGAGGAGGGCGAGGTGGTGGCCGGCGTCGTGCACCTGCCGATGAAAAGCCGCACCTTCGCGGCCACCCGGGGCGGCGGCGCCACGCTCAACGGCGCGGCCATCGCCCCCTCCTCACGGGTGGAGGTGGAGGGCGCGCGGGTGCTGTGCACTTCCGCCAGCATGGCGCCACCGCTCTGGCGCGACGACACCCCGCCGGTGGTGGACCGGCACTTCCGCTCCTCGCTGGCCTACCGGCTCTGCCTCGTGGCCCAGGGCCGGTTCGACGCGATGCTGACCCTGCGCGACGCCTGGGAATGGGACGTGGCCGCGGGCGACCTCATCGCCCGCGAGGCCGGCGCCCTGGTCGAGACCGCCCGCCACCAGCGCGCGCGCTACAACAACCCCCGCCCCCTGCTGCCGGGAATGGTGGCCGCCGGCCCGGGGCTGATGCCGGGGCTGATGGCACGCCTTTGA